A genomic region of Rhodococcus pyridinivorans contains the following coding sequences:
- a CDS encoding DUF3180 domain-containing protein, translated as MLKQTRIRDLLALAVLAAIVAWLLVRTMYGSLPPIPVYAGASLYPVAVIEVILAFMIRSRVGKHEIGEGPGRLHPITAARAVALAKASALVGAASAGVWAGFLLYLVPQRGVVQAATDDTSGVLVGALAGIALAAAALWLEYCCRTPEDPDEPNEPAL; from the coding sequence GTGCTGAAACAGACCCGGATCCGAGATCTGCTGGCGCTGGCCGTGCTGGCAGCGATCGTCGCGTGGTTGCTCGTCCGCACAATGTACGGTTCGCTGCCGCCCATCCCCGTCTACGCGGGAGCCTCGCTGTATCCCGTCGCGGTCATCGAGGTGATCCTGGCGTTCATGATCCGGTCGCGGGTCGGCAAGCACGAGATCGGTGAGGGCCCCGGCAGGTTGCATCCCATCACCGCCGCCCGCGCGGTCGCGCTCGCCAAGGCGTCCGCACTGGTGGGTGCCGCGAGCGCCGGAGTGTGGGCCGGTTTCCTGCTGTATCTCGTACCGCAACGCGGCGTCGTGCAGGCCGCCACCGACGACACGTCGGGGGTGCTCGTCGGAGCCCTCGCCGGCATAGCGCTGGCGGCGGCCGCGTTGTGGCTCGAATACTGTTGCCGGACACCGGAAGACCCCGACGAACCGAACGAACCGGCGCTCTGA
- the folK gene encoding 2-amino-4-hydroxy-6-hydroxymethyldihydropteridine diphosphokinase → MSRAVLSIGSNIGDRLAHLRSVVDALGERAIAVSAVYSTAPWGGVEQEDFLNAVVVAEDAAFGPRDWLRFGQELEEAAERVRIQRWGPRSLDVDVVTCVSGEGEVRSDDRELILPHPRAYQRAFVLVPWLDVEPEAVLTAEGRRLGIGDWLDELDAAEREGVHRTDLTLAGPKTQGHAEC, encoded by the coding sequence ATGAGTCGTGCCGTGCTGTCCATCGGATCGAACATCGGCGACCGGCTCGCGCACCTGCGGTCGGTCGTCGACGCATTGGGCGAGCGGGCCATCGCCGTCTCGGCGGTGTACTCGACGGCACCGTGGGGCGGCGTCGAACAGGAGGATTTCCTGAACGCGGTCGTCGTCGCGGAGGATGCCGCCTTCGGTCCGCGCGACTGGCTGCGGTTCGGCCAGGAACTCGAGGAGGCCGCCGAACGCGTCCGGATCCAGCGCTGGGGTCCGCGCAGCCTCGACGTCGACGTCGTGACCTGCGTCAGCGGCGAGGGTGAGGTGCGCAGCGACGATCGGGAACTGATCCTGCCGCACCCGCGCGCATACCAGCGGGCGTTCGTGCTCGTCCCGTGGCTCGACGTCGAACCCGAGGCCGTGCTCACCGCCGAGGGCCGGCGGCTGGGCATCGGCGACTGGCTAGACGAACTCGACGCCGCCGAACGGGAAGGTGTGCACCGCACCGACCTGACGCTGGCCGGGCCGAAGACCCAGGGACACGCCGAGTGCTGA
- the folB gene encoding dihydroneopterin aldolase translates to MSDRIELRGLTVRGNHGVFEHEKRDGQDFVVDIVVWLDLAPAAASDELADTLHYGELAERAAAIIAGPGRDLIETVAGEIADEVLTDPRVARVEVTLHKPSAPIPLTFGDVTVVIDRSRSDVTGSA, encoded by the coding sequence GTGAGCGACCGCATCGAACTACGGGGACTGACGGTCCGCGGCAACCACGGCGTCTTCGAGCACGAGAAGCGGGACGGTCAGGACTTCGTCGTCGACATCGTCGTGTGGCTCGATCTCGCGCCGGCCGCGGCATCCGACGAGCTGGCCGACACGCTGCACTACGGCGAACTCGCCGAGCGAGCCGCGGCGATCATCGCCGGTCCGGGCCGCGATCTCATCGAGACGGTCGCGGGGGAGATCGCCGACGAGGTGCTCACCGACCCGCGTGTCGCCCGGGTGGAGGTCACGCTCCACAAGCCGTCGGCGCCGATCCCGCTGACCTTCGGCGACGTCACCGTGGTGATCGACCGCTCCCGCAGCGATGTGACGGGGAGCGCCTGA
- the folP gene encoding dihydropteroate synthase, whose protein sequence is MGVLNVTSDSFSDGGRYLDCETAIARGFELRELGVDIVDVGGESTRPGAVRVDPEVEASRVAPVIAALAEAGIPTSVDTMRASVAEAAVEAGVTMINDVSGGRADADMAAVVAEAGVPWILMHWRPLGEFVHAGGSTHYEDVVREVRDELLTQVDIAVAAGVDSDKIVLDPGLGFVKEPDHNWQLLQRLPELTELGFPVLIGASRKRFLGSLLAAPDGTVRPPSGREVATAVVSALAATHGAWGVRVHDVQASRDALAVVRAWQRGSAEGVHA, encoded by the coding sequence ATGGGCGTACTGAACGTCACCAGTGATTCCTTCTCCGACGGCGGTCGATATCTGGACTGCGAGACCGCGATAGCCCGCGGCTTCGAGCTGCGCGAGCTCGGCGTCGACATCGTCGACGTGGGAGGCGAGTCCACCCGGCCCGGGGCCGTGCGCGTCGACCCGGAGGTCGAGGCGTCCCGCGTGGCGCCGGTCATCGCCGCTCTGGCGGAGGCAGGCATCCCCACGAGCGTCGACACGATGCGCGCCTCGGTCGCCGAGGCGGCCGTGGAGGCCGGGGTGACCATGATCAACGACGTGTCGGGTGGGCGCGCCGACGCCGACATGGCCGCGGTGGTCGCCGAGGCAGGGGTGCCGTGGATCCTCATGCACTGGCGTCCCCTCGGCGAGTTCGTCCACGCGGGCGGTTCGACGCACTACGAGGACGTCGTCCGCGAGGTCCGCGACGAGCTGCTCACGCAGGTCGACATCGCGGTGGCCGCAGGCGTGGACTCCGACAAGATCGTGCTCGATCCCGGTTTGGGTTTCGTGAAGGAACCCGACCACAACTGGCAGTTGCTGCAGCGCCTGCCCGAACTCACCGAACTGGGTTTCCCGGTGCTCATCGGGGCGTCCCGGAAGCGATTCCTCGGATCGCTGCTCGCGGCGCCCGACGGCACGGTCCGCCCGCCCTCGGGTCGTGAGGTCGCCACGGCCGTCGTCTCGGCGCTCGCCGCCACACACGGCGCATGGGGCGTACGCGTCCACGACGTGCAGGCATCCCGCGACGCGCTCGCGGTGGTGCGTGCCTGGCAGCGCGGCAGCGCGGAAGGAGTGCACGCGTGA
- the folE gene encoding GTP cyclohydrolase I FolE: protein MEGERVSVNHLKSDTGSDPEDVTTHELSVDAGRTFDQARAEAAVRELLIAVGEDPDREGLRDTPARVARAYREVFGGLFTDPDEVLDTTFDEGHQELVLVRDIPMYSTCEHHLVSFHGVAHVGYIPGPTGRVTGLSKLARVVDLYAKRPQVQERLTRQIADAMMRKLQPRGVIVVVEAEHLCMAMRGIRKPGASTTTSAVRGLFQTSSASRAEALDLILRR from the coding sequence GTGGAGGGCGAGCGGGTGTCGGTGAACCACCTGAAGTCGGATACGGGTTCCGACCCGGAGGATGTGACGACCCACGAATTGAGCGTGGACGCGGGTCGTACGTTCGACCAGGCCCGAGCCGAAGCGGCCGTGCGTGAACTGCTGATCGCGGTGGGTGAGGATCCGGACCGCGAGGGCCTGCGCGATACTCCCGCCCGGGTGGCCCGTGCCTACCGCGAGGTGTTCGGGGGACTGTTCACCGACCCGGACGAGGTCCTCGACACGACCTTCGACGAAGGTCATCAGGAACTCGTCCTCGTGCGAGACATCCCGATGTACTCGACGTGCGAACATCACCTCGTGTCGTTCCACGGCGTCGCCCACGTCGGATACATCCCGGGCCCCACGGGCCGCGTCACGGGTCTGTCGAAGCTGGCGCGTGTCGTCGACCTCTACGCCAAGCGTCCGCAGGTCCAGGAACGCCTCACCCGCCAGATCGCCGACGCCATGATGCGCAAGCTGCAGCCGCGCGGCGTGATCGTCGTGGTCGAGGCGGAGCACCTGTGCATGGCGATGCGCGGCATCCGCAAGCCCGGTGCCAGCACCACCACCTCCGCCGTGCGCGGGCTGTTCCAGACCAGTTCGGCGTCGCGTGCCGAGGCCCTGGACCTGATCCTGCGCCGGTGA
- the ftsH gene encoding ATP-dependent zinc metalloprotease FtsH, which translates to MNRKTVFRNLAIVAGILLVIYAFSYFGDDTRGFTQVDTSVAVSQLESQNVSEARIDDREQQVRLWLENGNDATEGSTEIIAKYPASASEQIFDLVAASGAQKYDTSVTQESWLTSILIFVLPMIILLGVFFFVMSRMQGGGRGGMMGFGKSKAKQLSKDMPKTTFADVAGANEAVEELYEIKDFLQNPARYQALGAKIPKGVLLYGPPGTGKTLLARAVAGEAGVPFFTISGSDFVEMFVGVGASRVRDLFEQAKQSAPCIIFVDEIDAVGRQRGAGLGGGHDEREQTLNQLLVEMDGFGDRSGIIVMAATNRPDILDPALLRPGRFDRQIPVTNPDLAGRRAILAVHSKGKPIDPKADLGALAKRTVGMSGADLANVVNEAALLTARENGTVITEAILEESVDRVIGGPRRKSRIISEHEKKITAYHEGGHTLAAWAMPDIEPVYKVTILARGRTGGHAMTVPEDDKGLMTRSEMIARLVMAMGGRAAEELVFREPTTGASSDIDQATKIARAMVTEYGMSAKLGAVRYGQEQGDPFLGRSMGVQSDYSHEVAREIDEEVRNLIEAAHTEAWAILNEYRDALDVLAGELLEHETLTRKDLDRILADVKKRPRITTFNDFGDRVPSDKPPIKTPAELAAERGEPWPPEPPSLTKPAHQHPQYPGQGEAPAPAGYQPGAQPQYQPANGYPQPQQQPQPQQQSQPVPASEPLPGFQPTAPYPGGPRHATRPDYGAPAGWSAPGWPPREQTPQEQQGHGPQGPGQPQGYGYPQGHQGQNPQSYGQPSYGQQAQETQSFGRPQEPHDADRPSDSGEDGAADAHRGENHVGDSQPRDGYGAPEPPPTQRWEGPAGRH; encoded by the coding sequence ATGAACCGCAAGACAGTGTTCCGTAATCTGGCGATCGTCGCCGGCATTCTGCTGGTGATCTACGCCTTCAGTTACTTCGGCGACGACACGCGCGGTTTCACCCAGGTGGACACGTCCGTCGCGGTGTCCCAACTCGAATCGCAGAACGTCAGCGAAGCCCGCATCGACGACCGCGAACAGCAGGTGCGTCTGTGGCTCGAGAACGGCAACGACGCGACCGAGGGCAGCACCGAGATCATCGCGAAGTACCCCGCGTCGGCCTCCGAACAGATCTTCGACCTGGTCGCCGCGTCGGGCGCGCAGAAGTACGACACGAGCGTCACCCAGGAGAGCTGGCTGACCTCGATCCTCATCTTCGTCCTGCCGATGATCATCCTGCTCGGCGTGTTCTTCTTCGTGATGAGCCGCATGCAGGGCGGTGGTCGCGGCGGCATGATGGGCTTCGGCAAGTCGAAGGCCAAGCAGCTGTCGAAGGACATGCCCAAGACGACCTTCGCCGATGTCGCCGGCGCCAACGAGGCCGTCGAGGAGCTCTACGAGATCAAGGACTTCCTGCAGAACCCGGCGCGCTACCAGGCGCTCGGCGCGAAGATCCCCAAGGGCGTACTGCTCTACGGTCCTCCCGGCACCGGTAAGACCCTCCTCGCGCGTGCCGTCGCCGGCGAGGCGGGCGTCCCGTTCTTCACGATCTCCGGTTCGGACTTCGTCGAGATGTTCGTCGGTGTCGGCGCCTCCCGCGTGCGCGATCTGTTCGAGCAGGCCAAGCAGAGCGCTCCCTGCATCATCTTCGTCGATGAGATCGACGCGGTCGGCCGCCAGCGCGGCGCCGGCCTCGGCGGTGGTCACGACGAGCGTGAGCAGACCCTCAACCAGCTGCTCGTCGAGATGGACGGCTTCGGCGACCGCTCCGGCATCATCGTGATGGCCGCGACGAACCGCCCCGACATCCTCGACCCGGCACTGCTGCGTCCCGGCCGTTTCGACCGTCAGATCCCGGTGACGAACCCCGACCTCGCCGGTCGCCGGGCGATCCTCGCCGTGCACTCGAAGGGCAAGCCGATCGATCCCAAAGCGGATCTCGGTGCGCTCGCCAAGCGCACGGTGGGCATGTCCGGTGCCGACCTCGCGAACGTCGTCAACGAGGCCGCGCTGCTTACCGCCCGTGAGAACGGCACGGTGATCACCGAGGCGATCCTCGAGGAATCGGTCGACCGTGTCATCGGCGGTCCCCGCCGCAAGAGCCGCATCATCAGCGAGCACGAGAAGAAGATCACGGCCTACCACGAGGGTGGTCACACCCTCGCCGCGTGGGCGATGCCCGACATCGAGCCGGTTTACAAGGTCACCATCCTCGCCCGCGGCCGCACCGGCGGTCACGCGATGACGGTGCCCGAGGACGACAAGGGCCTGATGACGCGTTCGGAGATGATCGCGCGCCTCGTCATGGCGATGGGCGGTCGTGCCGCGGAGGAACTCGTCTTCCGCGAGCCCACCACCGGCGCCTCGTCCGACATCGACCAGGCCACGAAGATCGCGCGCGCGATGGTCACCGAGTACGGCATGAGCGCGAAGCTCGGCGCCGTCCGCTACGGCCAGGAGCAGGGCGACCCCTTCCTCGGCCGGTCGATGGGTGTGCAGTCCGACTACTCGCACGAAGTGGCACGCGAGATCGACGAGGAGGTCCGCAACCTCATCGAGGCCGCGCACACCGAGGCGTGGGCGATCCTCAACGAGTACCGCGACGCCCTCGACGTGTTGGCGGGCGAGCTGCTCGAGCACGAGACGCTGACCCGCAAGGATCTCGACCGGATCCTGGCCGACGTGAAGAAGCGTCCGCGGATCACGACCTTCAACGATTTCGGTGATCGGGTCCCGTCCGACAAGCCGCCGATCAAGACGCCCGCCGAGCTCGCGGCCGAGCGTGGCGAGCCGTGGCCGCCGGAACCGCCGTCGCTGACGAAGCCGGCGCATCAGCACCCGCAGTATCCGGGCCAGGGCGAGGCGCCCGCTCCCGCCGGCTACCAGCCCGGCGCGCAGCCGCAGTACCAGCCGGCGAACGGCTACCCCCAGCCCCAACAGCAGCCGCAACCCCAACAGCAGTCGCAGCCGGTCCCGGCCTCCGAGCCGCTTCCGGGCTTCCAGCCGACGGCTCCGTATCCGGGTGGTCCGCGGCACGCGACGCGTCCGGACTACGGTGCTCCCGCCGGATGGTCGGCTCCCGGCTGGCCGCCGCGCGAGCAGACCCCGCAGGAACAGCAGGGTCACGGGCCGCAGGGCCCCGGACAGCCTCAGGGATACGGATATCCGCAGGGCCATCAGGGGCAGAACCCCCAGAGCTACGGACAGCCCAGCTACGGACAACAGGCCCAGGAAACGCAGAGTTTCGGGCGTCCGCAGGAGCCGCACGACGCCGACCGTCCGTCGGACTCCGGCGAAGACGGTGCGGCAGATGCGCACCGTGGTGAGAACCACGTGGGAGACTCGCAACCGCGCGATGGTTACGGCGCTCCCGAACCCCCTCCCACACAGCGGTGGGAAGGCCCGGCCGGCCGGCACTGA
- the hpt gene encoding hypoxanthine phosphoribosyltransferase, translating into MYENDIASVLISEEQIKERTAELAQSVAERYPVGAPEGDLLLIGVLKGAIFFMTDFARALPIPTQMEFMAVSSYGSSTSSSGVVRILKDLDKDIAGRNVLIVEDIIDSGLTLSWLLKNLSTRNPASLEVVTLLRKPEAVKIDVEVKDVGFDIPDEFVVGYGLDYDERYRDLPYIGTLDPKVYSS; encoded by the coding sequence GTGTACGAGAACGACATAGCGTCGGTGCTGATCTCCGAAGAACAGATCAAGGAGCGGACCGCAGAGCTGGCGCAGTCGGTCGCCGAGCGTTACCCGGTGGGTGCGCCGGAAGGCGATCTGCTGCTCATCGGGGTGCTCAAGGGCGCCATCTTCTTCATGACCGACTTCGCGCGCGCTCTGCCGATCCCGACGCAGATGGAGTTCATGGCCGTCAGTTCGTACGGGTCGTCGACCTCCTCCTCGGGTGTCGTGCGCATCCTCAAGGACCTCGACAAGGACATCGCCGGTCGCAACGTCCTCATCGTCGAGGACATCATCGACTCGGGTCTGACGCTGTCGTGGCTGCTCAAGAACCTCTCGACGCGCAACCCCGCGTCGCTCGAGGTCGTCACGCTGCTCCGCAAGCCGGAGGCCGTGAAGATCGACGTCGAGGTCAAGGACGTCGGATTCGACATCCCGGACGAGTTCGTCGTCGGCTACGGACTCGACTACGACGAGCGCTACCGCGACCTGCCCTACATCGGCACGCTGGATCCCAAGGTCTACAGCAGCTGA
- the tilS gene encoding tRNA lysidine(34) synthetase TilS, giving the protein MDRAGAELIVASPSNDRPLLPEAPAIHEVRLAVRAWLGAHPADAVTVALSGGADSAALTAAAVAETEAVHAVVVDHRLQSGSEVVAARAAEFARARGCATVVVVGVDVTGGGGLEAAARAARYRALDENRDDRTVLLGHTLDDQAETVLLGLGRGSGLRSIRGMAPFDPPWGRPLLGVRRDTTRRACDELGYRPYEDPHNTDDRFTRVRLRREVLPLLEDVLGGGVAEALARTAGQLQDDGHALDVWAGDLLATARREDDLLDTDTLAAAPAAVRRRALRSWLIDHTVTPNETMLRTVDDLVAAWRGQGPVAVGRGPRTGTRLVVSRRRGTLAVEYVDRAKVRATGSRR; this is encoded by the coding sequence GTGGATCGCGCGGGTGCTGAGCTGATCGTGGCTTCACCGTCCAACGATCGGCCGCTGCTGCCCGAAGCCCCGGCGATCCACGAGGTGCGCCTCGCCGTGCGGGCCTGGCTGGGCGCGCACCCGGCCGACGCGGTGACCGTCGCGTTGTCGGGCGGGGCCGATTCCGCCGCCCTGACCGCCGCCGCCGTCGCGGAGACCGAGGCGGTGCACGCTGTCGTCGTCGATCATCGCCTCCAGTCCGGTTCCGAGGTCGTCGCCGCGCGGGCCGCGGAGTTCGCCCGGGCCCGCGGCTGCGCGACCGTCGTGGTGGTCGGTGTGGACGTCACCGGTGGGGGAGGCCTCGAGGCCGCCGCGCGCGCGGCCCGCTACCGGGCGCTCGACGAGAACCGCGACGACCGGACCGTGTTGCTCGGGCACACCCTCGACGACCAGGCCGAGACGGTGCTGCTCGGTCTCGGCCGCGGATCGGGGCTGCGTTCGATCCGCGGGATGGCACCCTTCGACCCGCCGTGGGGCCGGCCGCTGCTCGGCGTGCGCCGCGACACGACCCGCCGGGCGTGCGACGAACTCGGCTACCGCCCGTACGAGGATCCGCACAACACCGACGACCGGTTCACGCGCGTGCGTCTGCGCCGTGAGGTACTGCCGCTGCTCGAGGACGTGCTCGGTGGGGGCGTCGCCGAAGCCCTCGCGCGCACGGCCGGGCAACTGCAGGACGACGGCCACGCCCTCGATGTCTGGGCCGGCGACCTGCTCGCGACAGCGCGGCGCGAGGACGACCTGCTCGACACCGACACTCTCGCGGCGGCTCCCGCCGCAGTACGACGCAGAGCCCTCCGATCGTGGCTGATCGATCACACCGTCACGCCGAACGAGACGATGCTGCGGACGGTCGACGATCTAGTAGCGGCGTGGCGCGGACAGGGCCCGGTCGCTGTCGGACGGGGCCCGCGGACGGGGACGAGGTTGGTGGTGTCGCGTCGGCGTGGCACGCTTGCCGTGGAGTACGTCGACCGGGCGAAGGTCCGGGCGACCGGCAGCAGAAGGTAG
- a CDS encoding zinc-dependent metalloprotease — MTGKERALGDAIDWSFAAGVGVRLTRSEPAMSRYTRDAVQDELFSAAARAEGPVREHTRLDDGTEPPPAQVVDRPGWVRAAAASMADLTATSGEDPAGSSLRWVGKPAGAQAGAMLAYLSSAVLGQYDPFSRSLLLVAPNVVAVERALKVPPADFRLWVCLHEVTHRVQFAQAPWMAELMREAAADLATAVDEPMGDVATRVVSAVKDLRTPGDKAMSERGMLGVVRALQAQSQRESFDRILALGTLLEGHADHVMDGVGPAVVPSVARIRRAFDNRRHRNSSPVHRLIRLVLGMDAKMAQYVHGKKFVDAVVAKVGTDDFNAVWSGPDALPTLTEIDHPDAWIARVLS; from the coding sequence ATGACCGGCAAGGAGCGGGCACTCGGCGACGCGATCGACTGGTCGTTCGCGGCCGGGGTCGGCGTGCGCCTCACCCGCTCCGAACCCGCGATGTCGCGGTACACCCGCGATGCGGTGCAGGACGAGTTGTTCTCGGCCGCCGCGCGCGCCGAGGGACCGGTGCGCGAGCACACGCGTCTCGACGACGGAACCGAGCCGCCGCCCGCGCAGGTCGTCGACCGGCCGGGCTGGGTACGTGCGGCCGCGGCGTCGATGGCCGACCTCACCGCGACCTCGGGCGAGGATCCGGCCGGCTCCTCCCTCCGCTGGGTGGGCAAACCGGCGGGCGCGCAGGCCGGCGCGATGCTCGCCTACCTGTCGTCCGCGGTGCTCGGACAGTACGACCCGTTCTCTCGTTCGCTGCTGCTCGTCGCGCCCAACGTCGTCGCGGTCGAACGCGCCCTGAAGGTGCCGCCCGCCGACTTCCGGCTGTGGGTGTGCCTGCACGAGGTGACCCACCGCGTGCAGTTCGCACAGGCACCGTGGATGGCCGAGCTGATGCGCGAGGCCGCCGCCGACCTCGCCACCGCGGTCGACGAACCGATGGGCGACGTCGCGACCCGCGTGGTGTCGGCGGTGAAGGACCTGCGCACTCCCGGCGACAAGGCGATGTCGGAGCGGGGCATGCTCGGTGTCGTGCGGGCGCTGCAGGCACAGTCTCAGCGCGAGTCGTTCGATCGGATCCTCGCGCTCGGAACGCTGCTCGAAGGCCACGCCGATCATGTAATGGACGGTGTCGGCCCGGCCGTGGTCCCGTCGGTCGCGCGGATCCGGCGGGCGTTCGACAACCGGCGGCACCGCAACAGCAGCCCGGTGCATCGCCTCATCCGGCTCGTCCTCGGCATGGACGCCAAGATGGCCCAGTACGTGCACGGCAAGAAGTTCGTCGACGCCGTCGTCGCGAAGGTCGGCACGGACGACTTCAACGCCGTGTGGTCCGGTCCGGACGCCCTGCCCACCCTGACGGAGATCGACCATCCCGATGCGTGGATCGCGCGGGTGCTGAGCTGA
- the dacB gene encoding D-alanyl-D-alanine carboxypeptidase/D-alanyl-D-alanine endopeptidase, which produces MKILFGIWGAGFLALVVGGAFAIYDVRASAGAVVLPAPAPVIATPAVAAVSPDAPTPDPTSLAAALDQAVNNPGLGDFAGSITDPTTGTVLWSKDADRALIPASTTKILTAAAAMLVLPSDHRITTRVVEGSKPGEIVLIAGGDPTLSAMPPGEESFYPGGPRIADLAEQIRRSGTTVETVLVDTSLYSGDPLAPGWFPQDVGDGYVAPIEPVMLDGARSNPLEDESPRSATPALDAGRALATALGADPARVALGSASPGAAPMASVQSAPLTVRLGQMLRRSDNVLAETIGREVAVATGNEHSFEGTTKAVTGTLQQAGLDVTGVTLRDVSGLSVENRIPARTLDRVISEAAGPNRTELRPMLDYLPVAGATGTLADRYGTTTRAGAGWVRAKTGTLTEVNGLTGYTVDSDGRVLSFALLSNGRSPSEARPALDAVASVLRECGCR; this is translated from the coding sequence ATGAAGATCCTCTTCGGGATCTGGGGAGCGGGTTTCCTCGCTCTCGTCGTGGGCGGAGCCTTCGCGATCTACGACGTGCGGGCGTCCGCCGGCGCGGTCGTGCTCCCCGCACCGGCACCGGTGATCGCGACCCCCGCGGTCGCCGCGGTCTCGCCCGACGCTCCGACGCCCGACCCGACCTCGCTGGCGGCGGCACTCGACCAGGCGGTGAACAATCCCGGCCTCGGTGACTTCGCCGGGTCGATCACCGACCCCACGACCGGCACGGTGCTGTGGTCGAAGGACGCCGATCGCGCGCTGATCCCGGCCTCCACCACGAAGATCCTCACCGCCGCGGCCGCCATGCTCGTGCTGCCCTCCGATCATCGGATCACCACGCGTGTCGTCGAGGGTTCGAAGCCGGGGGAGATCGTCCTCATCGCGGGTGGCGACCCCACCCTCTCGGCGATGCCGCCCGGCGAGGAGAGCTTCTACCCCGGTGGTCCCCGCATCGCCGACCTCGCCGAACAGATCCGGCGCAGCGGCACGACGGTCGAGACGGTCCTCGTCGACACGAGTCTGTACAGCGGGGATCCGCTCGCGCCGGGCTGGTTTCCCCAGGACGTCGGCGACGGTTACGTCGCACCCATCGAACCGGTGATGCTCGACGGCGCCCGGTCGAACCCACTCGAGGACGAATCGCCTCGCAGCGCTACGCCCGCCCTGGACGCCGGTCGTGCACTGGCGACGGCGCTCGGTGCCGACCCCGCGCGGGTAGCGCTCGGATCCGCCTCACCCGGTGCGGCGCCCATGGCGTCGGTCCAGTCGGCGCCACTCACTGTGCGTCTCGGTCAGATGCTGCGCCGATCCGACAACGTCCTCGCGGAGACCATCGGACGGGAGGTCGCCGTCGCGACGGGCAACGAGCACTCGTTCGAGGGCACGACGAAGGCGGTGACCGGTACCCTGCAGCAAGCGGGTCTGGACGTCACCGGTGTGACGTTGCGCGACGTCAGCGGGCTCTCGGTCGAGAACCGGATCCCTGCTCGTACGCTCGATCGCGTGATCTCCGAGGCGGCCGGACCGAACAGGACGGAGCTGCGGCCCATGCTCGACTATCTTCCCGTCGCCGGAGCGACCGGCACGCTCGCCGACCGCTACGGCACCACGACCCGTGCCGGAGCCGGATGGGTGCGGGCGAAGACCGGCACTCTGACCGAGGTCAACGGACTCACGGGATACACCGTCGACTCCGACGGCCGCGTGCTGTCGTTCGCTCTGCTGTCCAACGGCCGGTCCCCGAGCGAGGCTCGGCCCGCCCTCGACGCCGTGGCGTCGGTACTGCGTGAGTGCGGTTGCCGATGA
- a CDS encoding inorganic diphosphatase, whose product MEFEVTIEIPKGQRNKYEVDHETGRVKLDRYLYTSFGYPADYGYIENTLGEDGDPLDCMVLLPESVFPGVIVEARPVGMFKMVDEAGGDDKILAVPAGDPRWDHVQDISDVSQFELDAIKHFFVHYKDLEPGKHVEAADWVGRAEAEAEVTASVERLKNNGGH is encoded by the coding sequence GTGGAGTTCGAGGTCACCATCGAGATCCCCAAGGGACAGCGGAACAAGTACGAGGTCGATCACGAGACCGGACGCGTCAAGCTCGATCGTTACCTGTACACCTCGTTCGGCTACCCGGCCGACTACGGCTACATCGAGAACACCCTCGGTGAGGACGGCGATCCGCTCGACTGCATGGTCCTGCTGCCCGAGTCGGTCTTCCCCGGCGTGATCGTCGAGGCCCGCCCCGTCGGCATGTTCAAGATGGTCGACGAGGCCGGTGGCGACGACAAGATCCTGGCCGTCCCGGCCGGCGACCCGCGGTGGGATCACGTCCAGGACATCAGCGACGTCTCGCAGTTCGAGCTCGACGCCATCAAGCACTTCTTCGTGCACTACAAGGATCTCGAGCCGGGCAAGCACGTCGAGGCCGCCGACTGGGTCGGTCGCGCCGAGGCCGAGGCCGAGGTGACCGCGTCGGTCGAGCGCCTGAAGAACAACGGCGGGCACTGA